Proteins from a genomic interval of Eschrichtius robustus isolate mEscRob2 chromosome 18, mEscRob2.pri, whole genome shotgun sequence:
- the UPF3A gene encoding LOW QUALITY PROTEIN: regulator of nonsense transcripts 3A (The sequence of the model RefSeq protein was modified relative to this genomic sequence to represent the inferred CDS: inserted 1 base in 1 codon): MRSEEGEGSPGVAVTTRGPSGKEKPSPTESHFRRESQRREPEAPVASSSGCGGGAVKPREEKRTVLSKVVIRRLPPSLTKEQLEEQLHPLPAHDYFGLFTADLSLHPHLYSRAYINFRNPDDILLFRDRFDGYIFIDSKGLEYPAVVEFAPFQKTAKKKLKKKDAQAGSIEDDPEYKKFLETYCVEEEKTSANPETLLGDIEAKTRELIARRTTPLLEYIKNRKLEKQRIREEKREERRRRELERKHLREEEIRRRREEEIRRRREEEKCKRKAAEKQKKTAEKEVRMKLLKKSEKGEESSTEKPKERGEEIDTRDGKEEPGASCVVMKPKPLESSLEELREKSQNDSDKEQRDMERRFREKELEAQRYHLDDSRKHRAHYELDKFSGRSAEELKRGKGFTPDRGKKGSQDGGAPVGAAETPGREKSEGGLAAEKERTGSKDRPGLQLYQPRGGIRXRECDGRPPEEGRDRRRGEVEDSTGAGAEKSKEAE; the protein is encoded by the exons ATGCGttcggaggagggagaggggagcccAGGGGTGGCCGTTACTACGCGGGGTCCGAGCGGGAAGGAGAAGCCGTCGCCCACAGAAAGCCACTTCCGCCGGGAGTCTCAGCGCCGGGAGCCTGAAGCGCCGGTAGCCTCCTCCTCCGGCTGTGGGGGCGGTGCAGTCAAACCTCGCGAGGAAAAGAGGACGGTCCTCAGCaag GTGGTCATCCGGCGGCTTCCTCCCAGCCTCACCAAGGAGCAGCTGGAAGAGCAGCTTCACCCGCTGCCCGCACATGACTACTTCGGGCTCTTTACTGCTGATCTCAG TCTTCATCCTCATCTCTATTCAAGAGCGTACATTAATTTTAGAAATCCTGATGACATCCTGCTTTTTAGAGATCGTTTTGATGGATATATCTTCATTGACAGTAAAG GCCTAGAATATCCTGCAGTGGTAGAATTTGCTCCATTCCAGAAGACAGCCAAAAAGAAGCTAAAGAAAAAAGACGCCCAAGCCGGAAGCATTGAAGATG ATCCAGAATATAAGAAGTTTTTAGAAACTTACTGTGTGGAGGAGGAGAAAACTAGTGCCAATCCTGAAACTCTTCTGGGAGACATAGAGGCAAAGACAAGAGAACTTATTG CTAGAAGAACCACACCTCTTttggaatatattaaaaatagaaaattggaaaagcag AGAATTCGAGAAGAAAAGCGAGAAGAACGGAGGAGGAGGGAGTTGGAAAGGAAACACTTACGGGAAGAAGAGATaagaaggagaagggaagaagagataagaaggagaagggaagaggagaaatgTAAGAGGAAAGCagcagaaaaacagaagaaaactgcTGAGAAAGAAGTAAGGATGAAG CTTCTCAAGAAATCAGAAAAGGGAGAGGAGTcaagcactgagaaaccaaaagaaagaggagaggaaattGACACCAGAGATGGGAAAGAGGAACCCGGTGCCAGCTGTGTAGTCATGAAGCCCAAGCCCTTGGAGAGCTCGCTGGAGGAACTCAGGGAAAA GTCACAAAATGACAGTGATAAAGAGCAAAGGGACATGGAGAGAAGATTCCGAGAAAAAGAACTTGAAGCACAAAGATACCACTTGGATGACAGCAGAAAACATAGAGCTCACTATGAGTTGGATAAGTTTTCAGGAAGAAGCGCAGAAGAGCTGAAAAGGGGGAAAGGATTCACCCCAGACCGAGGGAAGAAGGGGAGCCAGGATGGGGGCGCCCCTGTGGGGGCAGCAGAGACACCAGGAAGGGAGAAGAGTGAAGGTGGGCTGGCAGCCGAGAAGGAGCGCACGGGAAGCAAG GACCGACCAGGCTTGCAGCTGTACCAGCCCAGAGGTGGCATCC GCCGTGAATGTGATGGAAGACCCCCTGAGGAGGGCCGTGACAGGAGGAGGGGTGAGGTGGAAGATTCAACAGGGGCTGGAGCTGAGAAGAGCAAAGAGGCAGAGTGA